In the genome of Triticum urartu cultivar G1812 chromosome 5, Tu2.1, whole genome shotgun sequence, one region contains:
- the LOC125510857 gene encoding trafficking protein particle complex subunit 8 gives MDPLRSYLGRVLLEDVTPVVMVLTTPLAEAACRKSGLSFVDMLSPFSLLKKIDVPVRTASDQPYRLQQFKIRMVYASDVRKQDCEVADARIKLVVSEANENALPDLLSDPPQLEDVLKKPEAELCPLWIKRFNRELVRTLSFSDHETFDHPVACLLVVSSKDKEPISKFADLFNTNQLPPLLNEGIMDPQILKHYLVLHEQQDGPQEIAVNILAEMRTTLGVNDCKLLSINSSTQADGSDADNSWSTYKAHGLHNNEGTCFLNMDDLNEIKDFMQDFASNHIIPYMEQKIRVLNQQVATTRKGFRNQIKNLWWRKRDDVPEAANGPMYTFTSIESQIRVLSDYAFMLRDYELALSNYRLLSTDYKLDKAWKRFAGVQEMSGLCYFMLDQSRKDAEYCMENAFTTYLRIGSSGQRNATRCGLWWAEMLKTRGQHREASTVYFRISNEEPSLHSAVLLEQAACCYLLSSPRMLRKYGFHLILAGNSYYLSDQKQHAVRAYRNALFVYKQNPWSYINNHVHFNVGRWYGVLGIFDVAIKHLLEVIACSHQSLTTQSMFLNDFFHFVQSTGEKFDVYKLQLPVFNMSSLRVVNEDHRTYASNADVDVNESIWQELEEELIPSSSVVRTNWLDTQPKSSPFRNNKACICVAGEAVKLNVELKNPLQISVNVSGISLICQLSTNLNASETGALTTAAEEDIANTKPSISTFESDGNNFTVSKLDIVLGGGETKKIQLEVTPKVIGILKLVGIRWTLSDSVVGYQYFEVATQKKNKKGKRGALRSLNNNLIVIKGLPKLTGYIECLPAKAFTGDLQLLTLNLRNQSEHAVKNIKMKISHPRFVIPGDSSDLDLEFPQCLRKHVQSDSNTVPEGTKENVKGSLFAFPQDIKIQGDATFSWPIWFHAATPGNFSLYLSLYYEMESTTDIPYRTLRMHYNVEVLPSLDVSFAISMCSSRLQEYIVRMDVINKTPSDSFTLHQLSCVRTKWAVSTLPSRDSISFVETVPANQAVSCFFKIKDLSTSSCIEAADGSCGSDIVLSPGGSTDVFDVSRTPITDFHYQERHQQGKLAKVPRSLLDFILISKAVAVNSSKTEQLLSHHTCHCSALNQNPVWWLMEGPRTITHDFSKSCCEANIQLVIHNSSDHNASVRVVTSDCMPEKSQTAPSHESASGQGGWYDVSLENDIKAISSTKGAHSQKQSSESISPFVWCSLSSAQVDLKPDSSAKIPLKVCIFAPGTYDFSTYELHWKVHSSESGQVDENVTSGGGQGYPFYVNVLQGA, from the exons ATGGATCCGCTCCGGAGCTACCTGGGGCGGGTCCTCCTCGAGGACGTCACCCCGGTGGTGATGGTGCTGACCACCCCGCTCGCCGAGGCCGCGTGCCGCAAGAGCGGCCTCAGCTTCGTCGACATGCTCTCCCCGTTCTCCCTCCTCAAAAAAATCGACG TGCCCGTTCGCACAGCGAGTGACCAGCCTTACAGGCTCCAACAGTTCAAGATTCGGATGGTGTATGCGTCGGATGTCCGGAAGCAGGACTGCGAG GTTGCAGATGCAAGAATTAAGCTGGTCGTTTCCGAGGCCAACGAGAACGCTCTTCCGGATTTGCTTTCAGACCCGCCACAGTTGGAAGATGTACTCAAAA AGCCTGAAGCTGAGTTGTGCCCATTGTGGATTAAGAGGTTCAACAGAGAGCTAGTGCGGACACTGTCCTTTTCAGACCATGAAACATTTGATCACCCCGTGGCAT GTCTTTTAGTTGTATCGTCAAAGGACAAAGAGCCAATCAGCAAATTCGCTGATCTGTTCAACACAAATCAGTTGCCTCCTCTTTTAAATGAAGGCATAATGGATCCCCAGATTCTGAAGCACTATCTTGTACTTCATGAACAACAAGATGGACCACAAGAGAT AGCTGTGAACATCTTAGCGGAAATGAGGACCACCCTGGGCGTGAATGATTGTAAATTGCTGAGTATTAACTCTTCTACACAAGCGGATGGCAGTGATGCTGATAATTCGTGGTCAACCTAT AAAGCTCATGGCCTGCACAATAATGAAGGAACTTGTTTCCTTAACATGGATGATTTGAACGAG ATAAAGGATTTTATGCAAGATTTTGCTTCTAATCATATCATTCCCTACATGGAGCAAAAGATCCGTGTGCTCAATCAGCAG GTAGCCACAACAAGAAAGGGCTTTAGAAATCAGATAAAGAACTTGTGGTGGAGAAAGAGAGATGATGTCCCAGAAGCTGCAAATGGCCCAAT GTATACATTCACCTCCATAGAGTCGCAGATCAGAGTTCTCAGTGACTATGCTTTCATGTTAAGAGACTACGAGCTTGCTTTGTCCAATTACAGATTACTTTCGACAGATTATAAGCTTGATAAAGCTTGGAAGCGTTTTGCTGGTGTTCAG GAGATGAGTGGACTTTGCTATTTCATGTTAGATCAGTCAAGGAAGGATGCTGAATATTGCATGGAAAATGCCTTCACTACATATTTG AGAATTGGATCTTCTGGTCAGAGAAATGCTACTAGATGTGGCCTTTGGTGGGCAGAAATGCTTAAAACACGAGGACAACATAGGGAAGCATCAACTGTTTATTTCCGCATATCAAATGAG GAACCTTCCTTGCATTCTGCTGTGCTGCTTGAGCAAGCTGCTTGTTGCTATTTGCTGTCAAGTCCACGTATGCTTCGGAAGTATGGATTTCACCTCATCTTAGCTGGCAATAGTTACTACTTGTCTGATCAG AAACAACATGCTGTTCGGGCATACAGAAACGCTCTGTTTGTCTACAAACAAAATCCTTGGAGTTACATCAACAATCATGTACATTTTAATGTTGGGAG GTGGTATGGAGTCCTTGGGATATTCGATGTAGCTATCAAGCACTTGCTGGAGGTTATTGCTTGTAGCCATCAGTCGCTGACAACGCAAAGCATGTTCCTCAATGATTTCTTCCATTTTGTTCAG AGTACAGGGGAAAAGTTTGATGTATACAAGCTTCAACTTCCTGTTTTCAACATGTCATCACTCAGAGTTGTAAATGAAGATCATCGCACTTACGCATCAAATGCAGAT GTTGATGTTAATGAAAGCATTTGGCAGGAGCTGGAAGAAGAATTGATCCCATCATCATCTGTTGTTAGAACTAACTGGCTTGACACTCAGCCAAAATCTTCTCCTTTTAGAAATAACAAGGCATGTATTTGTGTTGCTGGAG AGGCAGTAAAACTGAACGTTGAGCTGAAGAATCCTTTACAAATTTCTGTCAATGTGTCTGGCATCTCCCTTATATGCCAGCTTTCCACCAATTTGAACGCTTCAG AGACTGGTGCATTAACAACAGCTGCCGAGGAAGATATAGCTAACACAAAGCCCTCTATTTCGAC ATTTGAAAGTGATGGAAACAATTTCACAGTATCGAAGCTTGACATTGTATTAGGAGGAGGTGAAACCAAAAAA ATACAACTTGAAGTGACTCCAAAAGTTATAGGTATTCTGAAGTTAGTTGGGATAAGGTGGACCCTGTCAGATTCGGTAGTAGGCTATCAGTACTTCGAAGTGGCTACACAAAAGAAAAACAAGAAAGGGAAAAGAGGGGCCCTGCGTTCTTTGAACAACAACCTGATCGTTATCAAG GGTTTACCTAAACTTACAGGATATATTGAGTGCTTGCCAGCAAAAGCATTTACTGGTGATTTACAACTCCTCACGCTGAATCTGAGAAACCAATCAGAACATGCTGTGAAG AATATAAAAATGAAAATTAGCCATCCAAGGTTTGTAATTCCCGGTGATTCATCAGACCTTGACCTTGAATTCCCACAGTGCTTAAGAAAGCATGTTCAATCAGACAGCAACACTGTACCCGAAGGTACTAAGGAAAACGTCAAGGGTTCACTATTTGCATTTCCTCAG GATATTAAAATTCAAGGTGATGCCACATTCTCTTGGCCTATTTGGTTTCATGCCGCAACTCCTGGAAACTTCTCTCTTTATTTGTCTCTCTATTATGAAATGGAGAGTACCACTGACATTCCGTATCGCACATTGCGCATGCATTACAATGTGGAG GTCTTGCCGTCACTTGATGTGTCCTTTGCTATAAGTATGTGCTCATCAAGATTGCAAGAGTATATTGTGCGAATGGACGTAATCAACAAGACTCCATCAGACTCATTCACACTTCATCAATTGTCATGTGTCCGCACTAAATGGGCAGTTTCAACATTACCCTCGCGTGATTCCATCAGCTTTGTGGAAACAGTACCAGCAAACCAGGCTGTGTCATGCTTCTTCAAGATAAAG GATTTAAGTACAAGTTCATGTATTGAGGCGGCAGACGGTTCCTGTGGAAGTGATATAGTTTTATCTCCTGGGGGTAGTACTGATGTATTTGATGTTTCTCGGACTCCTATCACTGATTTCCACTATCAAGAAAGACACCAACAAGGGAAGTTAGCTAAG GTGCCACGTAGTCTACTTGATTTTATTCTGATCTCAAAGGCAGTAGCTGTTAACTCTTCCAAGACAGAACAACTGCTCTCTCATCATACCTGCCACTGCAG TGCTCTCAACCAGAATCCTGTGTGGTGGCTTATGGAAGGACCTCGAACAATTACTCATGATTTCTCGAAGTCATGCTGTGAGGCTAACATCCAACTGGTGATTCACAATTCTTCAGACCATAACGCTAGCGTGAGAGTGGTTACATCTGACTGTATGCCTGAGAAAAGCCAAACTGCCCCTTCACATGAATCTGCCAGTGGTCAGGGTGGATGGTATGACGTATCTCTGGAAAATGACATAAAGGCCATCTCAAGTACCAAGGGGGCACATTCTCAGAAACAATCATCAGAAAGCATTTCACCGTTTGTTTGGTGCTCATTGAGTTCTGCTCAAGTTGATCTGAAACCTGACAGTTCTGCTAAAATTCCCCTAAAAGTGTGCATATTTGCACCCGGAACGTATGATTTTTCAACGTATGAGCTGCACTGGAAAGTGCATTCATCTGAGAGTGGACAGGTGGATGAAAATGTGACATCAGGTGGTGGCCAAGGGTATCCTTTCTATGTCAATGTTCTTCAAGGCGCCTGA
- the LOC125510856 gene encoding uncharacterized protein LOC125510856, with protein sequence MWGETEKVYWPSHKHTDIYTRDVIKQLRENNISVVKVYNIIGSFFGSMTNIPFTKRALRGLCGKMSREQADNDVKKTMDVFAELGAKDSGLYYRVQPDVFAELGAKDSELSLSAADSQLSTGKDDPQAPGWTKRVRIGRAPIERAPCAGRVCALEKTLSGYAENKTDTIVVSVVGYNFDSLGEAYDFYNLYPWEIGFGIRYGKSRLNVERTKCMQEIVRGFSVSGN encoded by the exons ATGTGGGGAGAAACCGAGAAAGTGTACTGGCCTTCCCACAAACATACCGATATATACACACGGGATGTCATTAAGCAACTCCGTGAAAATAACATCAGTGTCGTGAAAGTTTACAATATAATTGGTAGCTTCTTCGGGTCAATGACCAATATACCATTCACCAAAAGAGCTCTCCGAGGTTTGTGTGGCAAGATGAGTCGAGAACAAGCCGATAATGATGTGAAAAAGACAATGGATGTTTTTGCAGAGTTGGGAGCAAAAGATTCAGGCTTGTACTACAGGGTGCAACCTGATGTTTTTGCAGAGTTGGGAGCAAAAGATTCAGAGTTGAGCTTGTCGGCGGCCGATTCGCAGCTATCAACAGGAAAAGATGACCCGCAAGCCCCCGGGTGGACAAAAAG GGTTCGTATTGGACGAGCCCCTATCGAGCGTGCACCTTGTGCTGGAAGAGTGTGTGCCCTTGAAAAAACATTAAGTGGATATGCAGAGAACAAAACTGATACCATTGTGGTATCAGTTGTTGGATACAACTTCGATTCATTGGGAGAAGCATACGACTTCTACAATCTATATCCGTGGGAAATTGGTTTCGGAATAAGATACGGAAAAAGCAGACTCAATGTCGAGAGAACCAAATGTATGCAAGAGATAGTGCGTGGATTCTCGGTGAGTGGAAATTAA